AATTATTGGATGGTCTTTATTGTCTTATAACATTGCGATTAATCTAGTTCCAAGGTACTGGTGAAAATGATGTCTTAATCCGATCGTATAATCTTTGTTTTCCTTAGTTAGGTTCTTTACATTCATCTGTTATTCTTCTTTGTTTGTTTTATTCAATAGAATTGTCAAATTAAGTACAATACAGATATGCCTCAAAGGAAACTAAAAGACATGCTTTCTGTTAGAATTTAGGGTTCATGCCTTTTAAGGATTTTATTCAGTGTCTATTCTAACGGGCTTGACATTTAACGGCGTTTCTTTTTTTGATTGATTAGCGAAATGCATAACCCCTTACATACTCTCTTTGCGACAATGAAGCAAAATGAAAATCTAGGGTCTTAACATTTCTCCCTTGTCCCATGAAACAATTAATCGATTCAATCTTCTTAGCCGAGTTTCTTCTTTTTTAGCACTCATTACCCACCAAATAGAATCTCTTCTGTACGAAGGTGGAAGCTGATTAAAGAATTCCCAAGAACTTGGATGTTTTCTAATTTCATCCTCATATTCTTTCGTTAAAGTAACGTTCCTATGAACGAAAGAATAACCTGTTTGATCATTTCTTTGATTGAAAACAGTCAATCCCTCAGGCCTCATTTGATTGTGTTCTATCAGTTTATGCACCTTTTGCACATTAACTTTACTCCAGAGGCTATTAGGCTTACGTGGAGTAAAGCGAATTTTATAGCAATCTTCATCAACTGTTTTTCGTATCCCATCAATCCAACCAAATGACAGTGCACAATCTACTGATTCGGACCAAGTGAGACTTGCTTTATTGGTCTTTTTCTTTAAAAAAACTATCCAAATTTCACTAGCTGTTTGGTGATGAATATCCAACCAATCAATAAATTCTGTTTGATTACTAAAAAATAGCACTTCACTCATTTTTCCAGCCATTCTAAAATCATTTGATTAAGCTCTTCAGGTCTTTCTTCTTGAATCCAATGACCAGTGTTTAAACTCTTAATGTCTATATTAGGTACAAAATCTTTTATATTTGGAAGCGGCGGAATAATATCTTTCTCACCATAAATCATCAATGTTGGCTGATGAAGAATAGGAGATACTTCACCTAATAAATGCCAATTACGATTTAAATTTCTGTACCAATTGATACTTGGAGTGAAACCCGTCTTATTGAAGGCTGTGATATAAACAGAAAGATCATCATCGCTCATAACAGGTTCACCTAACGGCTGGGTTGCTTTAGCTAGATTAATCATTTCCATTCCTTCAACAGAGCCTTGTGATGGAACATTCTTTCGATATAAGTTACGAAGAAATTGGGCTGCGTTTTCGTCTAATACAGCATCTGCAACACCTGGTTGTTTGTTAAAGTGAACAAAATAGTAATCATCGCCAAAAGCTTCTTCCATAAAATCAATCCAAGGTCTCTCTCCTCGAACTTGGTAGGGCAAGCATAAGTTAATCATTTTATTAACACGTTCTGGATGCAGCAAAGCCATACTCCAAACAACACTTGCGCCCCAATCATGGCCCATAAAAATGGCATCTTTGTATTGGTAGTGATCCAAAAGAGCAACAAGATCACCCGTTAAATGTTCAATATCATATTTTGTGACTTCTTTTGGACAAGAAGACTCTCCATACCCTCGTTGATTAGGAATAATAACGTGATAACCTGCTTCTACAAGAGGAGTCACTTGATGTCTCCAAGAAAAGGCATGCTCTGGCCATCCGTGGCAGAGAACGATAGGTTGCCCCCCATTTTTTTGTCCAGCTTCAAAAACCTCTAGCTCCACACCGTTACCTGAGATAAGTGTTGGTGTTGGAAATTCATAATTGTTTGTCATTTAACATCCTCCTAATTAAAATAAAAGTATCTTACAATGACAATATTATCATGGACGTTTGACAACGGTCTGTCAGCTTTGAGAAACTCACTTAATGATATTTGTCAGCCATCAATCTGAGTTTGGAAGCAATTTTTTTGCGCATTTCTTTTGGAGCTAAGACCTCTATATGCTCTCCAAAACTAAATATGAGAGAGAACAACCATTCTTTTTCGGGGAATGTAGCTGTAACAAGAAGTTCACCTGTTTCTAACACCGCAATATCTTCTTTATTAAAAACATCCTTCACACGAGACTTCATTTGAGGGGAAACTTTTAAGACAATTGTTGTCATTGTTGTTTGTTCATTTAATAATGCCATAATCTCGTGATAGGATTTTTCTCGACGTTCAAATGAGTGATTTTCAATGTGAAAATCACTCATACGGGAAACTCTAAATATTCTGAAGTCTTCTTTTAAAAGACAATAAGCAAATAAATACCAAGTATAATTTTTAAATATGAGCGACATAGGCTCAACTTGTCTTTTGCTGACGATATTATCATAATTTCTGTAGTCAATAGTCAGTAAATTAGTCTGTGTAATAGCTTTCCTTAGCGTCTTAACTAATGCTTTTTGATTTGGAGAGTCTCCATAAGGATGTAAATCAATGATGATTTGTTCCATATGCAGCTTTAGATAATCTACCTTGTTTTCAGGAATGATATTTTGTAGTTTTTCTATGGATGATTCTAACTCAATGTCGTCAACTGTGAAATTAATATCCTTGAGAACAGAAAGAAGGGAGGACAGGTTATTAAGAGTTAGTACTTGATGATTTAATTTATAACTCTCATAAATGCTGAATCCACCATTGTTTCCGGAATGGGAAATGATGGGAATACCAGCTAGATTGATTGTTTCAATATCTCGGTAAATAGTCCGGACCGACACTTCAAATTTCTCAGCCAATTCATTTGCTGTTACACGATTTCTATTAAGTAACATCACAATAATGGTTAACATACGTTCTATTTTCATCTTGTTCTCCTTAAAAATATAATTTTATATTATGTAGTAGAATCAATTTCATAATACGCACTTTTAAAAAATCATAAAGAAACAGAATTTCGATGATTTCTTAAAAAAACGTATAAATAGCTAATTATGCTACAGAAAGTTGTAGTTGGGAAAGCCGATCAACCGACCTTTTCATCACAACATCTAGGATTGGATGAATGTCAATACCGGATAAAACCGAATTAAAACGTTGAGTAGGTTCCAAATCGAATAAAACTTGCATGTCAAACAGGCTTTCTTGTCGTATAATGGACATAGGGGTATCTCTCCAGTCTGTTAATGTGTGTGTCGTAACTCTCATTATACAGGATTTGGGGAGGTACCCTATTTTTTTGTCGTTTTAAACTTAGAGCCCAAAGGGCTCAGAGATATGAAATTGATTCATCTACATTTAAATTTTAAACTAACCTGTTTCGTTAGTTTAAGTACATTAATTCACAATATAACCTAAATTTTAACATAATTACCCTGAATTTCCTTAACGATGTTATTCAACAAACGGGCCCTTAAATGAAGAAAGACGCATTCCTCCTTACTAAAGAAATGCGCCCTTTAATGGAATAACTAAACTTCATTTTATGACTTTTAAGTGTATTTCCTTACTTTCATTTGGTAACGTTTTACTCATATAAATTTTAGACCGTATACTAAGTTAATAATCTTTCCCACAATCTACACAACGATTATCTGTATCATTCTTTCCATACATACGAAGTTCTTTTTCAACATTACAAACCCGACATTTCTCAAATCGAGTTTGCGGAAGCGTACCTGCTTCTGCTAATGGCACCCATTGCTCTTCATACAATTTTTTCGTCATTCCGTAGTCAATTAAAATAAGTTTTTCATCTTTGTCTAAACCGTAGTTACCAGAATCTTTAAAGTCGAAACCATCTAGTTCTTTATCAATTACATTGAGTGCAGTTTTTAAATCTTCTGTCATTCTTGAATCCATTTCTAAATCGATATCATAAGAACAGTTATTGTTTAAAGGTAATTGCTCAAAAAAAGGCTGAATTACATATTTTTCGCTTATATAAAGAATAGGTGCAATATGCTTCTCCAATCCTAATGCTTCCAATGATTTATACATATCATATTCGTTTTTACTTTGAGCATACCCGATAGGGTGCAAGAATGTTTTAATCACGAAACCCTCATAACGAAAAACTTTTCTTGTTGAACCTATCCCAATCATTTCAGCATTATTAATTAGTTCGTCTACATTTTCTAATACTGTTGAAATATTCATACTCAATACCTCGTATCACTTGATGTATTTTCAGATAATTTAATTATACAGAAAATTTCAACTGGTAGGTATGTTTAATTTCCAAATATCCCTAAATCGTCGTTTTGGAAACTTTTTGTTAAAGAATGATATTCAATAATATGGCCCGATTATGGAATAACTCGATTATTAACAATAACCAATACTTTTATTGTTCAGAGGTTCTACCCACTATAAAAATACCCCTTTAGATCACCAGATCCAAAGGGGAAAAGTATTTTCTCTTTTTAAAATCAAGCATAAAGTTTCCTAAAATAAAATAAAGCATAAAGCTTCCAAACGGAAATTTTATGCTTTACGTCACAACCACTCTAGATAACTCTAGAAAATCACTGTATGGAGACGGCGGGAGTCGAACCCGCGTCCAGAAACTCCAATACTTCAGCTTCTACGCGTGTAGTTTGCCTATTTACGATTCGCGTAACATTATGCCGACAAACAGGCGTCCTGTACGCTAACCTGGAAATCTCTTGCCGATGACTCAGGTGGCACCATCGACCGTATCCCACTAAAGTTGGGCCCCACGTTCTCTACATGGGCGATAGAGAGGCAGAGCGCTTAAGAGCTTACGCTGCGAAAGCTAAGTTTTGTTGTTTGCCAGTTATTATATAACTGTCGTTGATGACGGAGCCGAGCCCTCCGACGCGCGACCAAAGCTTGAACCATCCCTGTCGAATCCGTAACGTCCCCTTGAATATGAAGCGAAGCGGCTTGGCCTCGTTCAAGGAAAGGAGCTAGAATTTCTTCTAGTACGGTGGGAGCTAAAAGTACGCTTCCATGAAATCTGGCAATCAGTAATACATATTATAAAACAAAACTAACGATAGTTCAAGTATCCTGCTAACTTAGAAGAAATTGGCTCGAACAGTAGAACCTATCCATCGGTTTTGCTATTCTATCCATCACTCTCGCAGTTCTATCCGTCACATTTCATCTTCTATCCTTCCCTTCCGCCATTCTATCCGCCTCACCTCACCACGCACCGCACTTCACTCGCTCCAAATCCAAAGCAAAAAGCTCACAAACACTAGTGAGCTTTCTCCCAATCTATTAAAATTGATTTTTTGCTTTAAAGGCACGTTCCATCTCGCGTTTGGCTTCTTTTTTGCGCATGTCGTCGCGTTTGTCGTAGTCTTTTTTCCCTTTACCTACACCGATTAGGAGCTTGGCGTAGCCGTCCTTGATGTACATTTTTAATGGGACGATTGTGTAGCCGTCACGTTTAACGGCACCGACTAGCTCGCCGATTTGCTTTTTATGGAGCAACAGCTTGCGGGCGCGTAGTGGGTCGTGGTTGAAGCGGTTGCCTTGATCGAATGGGCTGACATGCATATTGCTGATCCATGCTTCGCCATTGCGGATGCGGACAAAGGAGTCTTTGAGCTGGACTTTGCCTGCACGGATGGATTTTATTTCTGTGCCTGTTAGCACCATGCCTGCTTCAATTGTATCTTCTATGAAGTAGTCATGTCCTGCTTTTTTGTTTTGTGCTAATACTTTCCCAGTACCTTTTGCCATATTCTTCACCCTCTAATTTAAAGGTTGAGCAGGGGTTAACCTGCTCGCATTGGATTGTTAATGAATTTATTTACGTTTTGATTTTTTCTTTTTGTTCTTCTTAGCAATGCCCTCATAGAACTTTTGCTTTTGCTTTACGCGTTTTTTAGGACCTGGGCTTGAGCCATCTTTGCGGCCTCCTCGTGGATCACGATCGCTTTCACGGCGCTCTCCGCGTTTGCCTCTTTCCTCTTCGTTGCGACCGCCTCTGCTATTGCCACGACTGTTTCTTTCTTCTTCGTTGCGACCACCTCTGCGACTGCCACGACTGCTTCGTTCTTCCTCGCTGCGACCGCCTCTACGACCTCCACGGCCACCTCGATCGTCCTCATTACGACCACCTCTACGGCTGCTGCTTCCGCCTTTGTTGTCGCTGTAATTTTTACGAGCGTGAATAACAGTAGGGGCTGCTTTGCGTGTTCGTCCATATGAAGTTACCATTCCAACGATTTCAAAGTCAATGGATGACTCCTCAATAATAACATTTGCTACACGAACCATGACCTCATCACCAATACGGAATTGACGATTTGTTCGTTCACCAATCATAATCATTTGACGATCGTCAAAATGGTAGTAGTCATCTGTCATATTGCTAATATGGACAAGTCCTTCAATCGTATTTGGTAGCTCCACGAAAATTCCAAAGTTTGTGATGGATGAGACGATTCCTTCGAACTCCTCGCCAATTTTATCGGACATATATTGGGCCTTTTTCAGTGAATCGGTATCACGCTCTGCATCGACAGCTCGGCGTTCACGCTCTGATGTATGGTCAGCAATTTCATCCATTGCCATACTCCATTGTGCAATCGTTTCTCTCGATGTATCTTTATTAATTAAATACGTTCGAATTAAACGATGCACGATTAAGTCTGGATAACGACGAATTGGTGATGTAAAGTGTGTATAGAAATCTGTTGATAAGCCAAAGTGACCAAGGCTTTCTGGATAATATTTTGCCTGCTGCATCGAGCGTAGAAGCATCGTTGAAATTACAGGCTCCTCTGGCATTCCTTCAATCGCCTTTAAAACATCCTGTAAAGCTTTTGGATGAACGGTGTTGCCAGTACCTTTAATTAAAATACCGAAATTCGTGACAAATTCAAAGAAGCGTTGGAGCTTTTCTGGCTTTGGATCTTCGTGAATACGGTATAGGAACGGTACATTCATCCAGTGGAAGTGCTCTGCTACGGTTTCATTGGCAGCTAGCATAAAATCTTCAATTAATTTTTCTGCTACTGTACGTTCGCGTAGTTCAATATCTACTGGCCAGCCATCCTCGTTGACAATAACTTTGGATTCTTTAAAGTCAAAGTCAATTGCTCCGCGCATTTCACGTTTATGACGTAAAATCGATGATAGCTCTGCCATGTTTTTAAACATTGGTACAAGAGGCTCGTAACGGGTAATTAGCTCCTCGTCCTGCTCTACTAATATTTTGTAAACGTCCTTATACGTCATGCGCTCTGTTGTTTTAATGACACTTTGGAAAATTTCATGTGAAATGACATTCCCATTAGCATCGATAATCATTTCACAGGACAATGTTAATCGATCAACCTGAGGATTTAAGGAACAGATACCATTCGATAAACGATGTGGAATCATTGGGATTACACGGTCAGTTAAATATACACTTGTCGCACGATCATAGGCTTCAATGTCAATGACTGAGCCTTGCGTTACATAATAACTAACGTCTGCAATATGTACGCCAAGCTTATAAGTACCGTCACCATTTTTTGTTACAGTAACTGCGTCATCCAAATCCTTTGCGTCTGCTCCATCGATTGTGACAATCGTTTCATGGCGTAAATCACGGCGGCCCTCTATATCAGCCTCAGTAATTTCATCTGGCACTCGTTGTGCAGCAGCAATCACTTCATCAGGGAACTCTGGTGGAATATCGTGCTTATATAATATAGAAAGAATATCCACACCTGGATCATTTTTATGACCTAAAATCTTTGTAATATAGCCTGTAGCTGATTTTAAATCCTCTGGCCAAGTAGCGACCTCAACGACAACCTTGTGTCCGTCAACGGCACCTAATGTATCACCTTTTGCGATAAAAATATCCATTGGTAGCTTTTTATCGTCTAAGACAACAAAGCCAAAGCCACGATTTGCTTGGAAAGTGCCGACAAAGCTTGTTTGTCCACGTTCAACTACCTTTGTTACCGTTCCTTCTCGACGATCACCGAATGATTCCTTTAACACGCGGATCAGGACGATATCACCGTTAATAGCACCATTTACTTCATGCGGTGGAATGAAGACATCATCCATTCCCTCGATATCAGGCGTCACAAAGCCGAAGCCCTTTGCATGACCGATAAATTTACCTCTTAGTAAATTCATGCGCTCTGGCAAGCCATAACGATTAGAGCGTGAACGGACAACTAAGCCCTCTCCCTCCATGCGCACTAAAGTTTTTACAAGCTCTTTAAACTCGTCAGCATCCTCAAAGCCAAATACGTCCTCAATTTCGCCAACGGTTAAAGGTTTATAATCTTCTTCACCGAAAAATTCGAGTAAACGATTTTGTAGTGAATCCTTTTGGTCTTTCATAATTTCCCTCCTTCATGAGAAAATCCTATTTGTTTATTGTGCCCAATTTAGGCCTTCTAAAAAGCGATAAATATCTTCATGTAATTGATCTTTTTCTTGATCTAATGTAATAACATGTTTTGAGTTTTCATACCACTTGATGTGCTTTTCAAGTGACTCAGTTTGATTATATATAATGTTGGCAGATTCTGTCTCAATTACCTCGTCATTTGTTGCTTGAACGACAAAAATTGGGGCATAAATCATGTCAATTTCTTGACGGGTACGGGCAATAAATTCTCGTAGCTTCTGTAAAGATGGCATACCTTTTTCAGCAATGCTTGTAACCTCTGCTTCGATTTGCTCATCCTGTTTGCCCTGGAATTTCTTATAGTCTCTTGCATATTTCAAGACTCCCTCAAACATGACATCGGTTGTACGCATTGTCATTGGGGCGCACATTGTTACGATTCCTTTTACTGGGTTATTTAATGCCACATTAAGTGCCATCACACCGCCTAATGAAAGACCTGCAACTGCAATCTCCTGATAACCAGCATCCTGTAACTGCTTATAGGCAGCTACGACATCCTGCCACCAATCAGCAGGTCCTGTTGTGATAAGTTCTTCTGGTTCCACACCGTGACCTTTATAGTGAGGTGCTAATGTAGTATACCCTTTTTTCTCTAAAAATCTACCAAGCATTCGAACATCTGCTGAGCTTCCTGTAAAACCATGCAATAATAATACTGCTCGTGCTCCTGCCTGAAAGAAAAATGGTTGAGATAAAGTTTTGTTCATTGCAAGCTCTCCTTCATACCAATACATACTATCACCATTATAGCCATTTACTAGAGATTCTACATCAGTGATGATGCACTATCCGTCTATTTAATGGTCCTATCCATCACTTTCGGTTTTCTATCCGTCTTTTTCTCATTTACATCTTGGATAAAAGAAAACGCCCAACCAATTCGGTTAGGCGATATATCTTCAACTATTAGATTTTTGTAATAGCGATTGCTAAAATAAAGAATAAAATTGCTAACACAATTGTTGCACGGTGAAGGATAAGATCCATACCACGTGCTTTTTGTTTTCCAAATAGTTGTTCAGCTCCACCCGAGATGGCACCTGACAAGCCTGCACTTTTACTAGATTGAAGTAATACGACAACAATCAATGCTAATGATACGATAATTAA
This genomic stretch from Lysinibacillus pakistanensis harbors:
- a CDS encoding YdeI/OmpD-associated family protein, coding for MSEVLFFSNQTEFIDWLDIHHQTASEIWIVFLKKKTNKASLTWSESVDCALSFGWIDGIRKTVDEDCYKIRFTPRKPNSLWSKVNVQKVHKLIEHNQMRPEGLTVFNQRNDQTGYSFVHRNVTLTKEYEDEIRKHPSSWEFFNQLPPSYRRDSIWWVMSAKKEETRLRRLNRLIVSWDKGEMLRP
- a CDS encoding alpha/beta fold hydrolase, which translates into the protein MTNNYEFPTPTLISGNGVELEVFEAGQKNGGQPIVLCHGWPEHAFSWRHQVTPLVEAGYHVIIPNQRGYGESSCPKEVTKYDIEHLTGDLVALLDHYQYKDAIFMGHDWGASVVWSMALLHPERVNKMINLCLPYQVRGERPWIDFMEEAFGDDYYFVHFNKQPGVADAVLDENAAQFLRNLYRKNVPSQGSVEGMEMINLAKATQPLGEPVMSDDDLSVYITAFNKTGFTPSINWYRNLNRNWHLLGEVSPILHQPTLMIYGEKDIIPPLPNIKDFVPNIDIKSLNTGHWIQEERPEELNQMILEWLEK
- a CDS encoding helix-turn-helix transcriptional regulator, giving the protein MKIERMLTIIVMLLNRNRVTANELAEKFEVSVRTIYRDIETINLAGIPIISHSGNNGGFSIYESYKLNHQVLTLNNLSSLLSVLKDINFTVDDIELESSIEKLQNIIPENKVDYLKLHMEQIIIDLHPYGDSPNQKALVKTLRKAITQTNLLTIDYRNYDNIVSKRQVEPMSLIFKNYTWYLFAYCLLKEDFRIFRVSRMSDFHIENHSFERREKSYHEIMALLNEQTTMTTIVLKVSPQMKSRVKDVFNKEDIAVLETGELLVTATFPEKEWLFSLIFSFGEHIEVLAPKEMRKKIASKLRLMADKYH
- a CDS encoding protein kinase, whose product is MNISTVLENVDELINNAEMIGIGSTRKVFRYEGFVIKTFLHPIGYAQSKNEYDMYKSLEALGLEKHIAPILYISEKYVIQPFFEQLPLNNNCSYDIDLEMDSRMTEDLKTALNVIDKELDGFDFKDSGNYGLDKDEKLILIDYGMTKKLYEEQWVPLAEAGTLPQTRFEKCRVCNVEKELRMYGKNDTDNRCVDCGKDY
- the smpB gene encoding SsrA-binding protein SmpB yields the protein MAKGTGKVLAQNKKAGHDYFIEDTIEAGMVLTGTEIKSIRAGKVQLKDSFVRIRNGEAWISNMHVSPFDQGNRFNHDPLRARKLLLHKKQIGELVGAVKRDGYTIVPLKMYIKDGYAKLLIGVGKGKKDYDKRDDMRKKEAKREMERAFKAKNQF
- the rnr gene encoding ribonuclease R, with the translated sequence MKDQKDSLQNRLLEFFGEEDYKPLTVGEIEDVFGFEDADEFKELVKTLVRMEGEGLVVRSRSNRYGLPERMNLLRGKFIGHAKGFGFVTPDIEGMDDVFIPPHEVNGAINGDIVLIRVLKESFGDRREGTVTKVVERGQTSFVGTFQANRGFGFVVLDDKKLPMDIFIAKGDTLGAVDGHKVVVEVATWPEDLKSATGYITKILGHKNDPGVDILSILYKHDIPPEFPDEVIAAAQRVPDEITEADIEGRRDLRHETIVTIDGADAKDLDDAVTVTKNGDGTYKLGVHIADVSYYVTQGSVIDIEAYDRATSVYLTDRVIPMIPHRLSNGICSLNPQVDRLTLSCEMIIDANGNVISHEIFQSVIKTTERMTYKDVYKILVEQDEELITRYEPLVPMFKNMAELSSILRHKREMRGAIDFDFKESKVIVNEDGWPVDIELRERTVAEKLIEDFMLAANETVAEHFHWMNVPFLYRIHEDPKPEKLQRFFEFVTNFGILIKGTGNTVHPKALQDVLKAIEGMPEEPVISTMLLRSMQQAKYYPESLGHFGLSTDFYTHFTSPIRRYPDLIVHRLIRTYLINKDTSRETIAQWSMAMDEIADHTSERERRAVDAERDTDSLKKAQYMSDKIGEEFEGIVSSITNFGIFVELPNTIEGLVHISNMTDDYYHFDDRQMIMIGERTNRQFRIGDEVMVRVANVIIEESSIDFEIVGMVTSYGRTRKAAPTVIHARKNYSDNKGGSSSRRGGRNEDDRGGRGGRRGGRSEEERSSRGSRRGGRNEEERNSRGNSRGGRNEEERGKRGERRESDRDPRGGRKDGSSPGPKKRVKQKQKFYEGIAKKNKKKKSKRK
- a CDS encoding alpha/beta hydrolase, producing the protein MNKTLSQPFFFQAGARAVLLLHGFTGSSADVRMLGRFLEKKGYTTLAPHYKGHGVEPEELITTGPADWWQDVVAAYKQLQDAGYQEIAVAGLSLGGVMALNVALNNPVKGIVTMCAPMTMRTTDVMFEGVLKYARDYKKFQGKQDEQIEAEVTSIAEKGMPSLQKLREFIARTRQEIDMIYAPIFVVQATNDEVIETESANIIYNQTESLEKHIKWYENSKHVITLDQEKDQLHEDIYRFLEGLNWAQ
- the secG gene encoding preprotein translocase subunit SecG; the encoded protein is MHTVVLVSLIIVSLALIVVVLLQSSKSAGLSGAISGGAEQLFGKQKARGMDLILHRATIVLAILFFILAIAITKI